One segment of Arthrobacter sp. MMS18-M83 DNA contains the following:
- the nrdE gene encoding class 1b ribonucleoside-diphosphate reductase subunit alpha — protein sequence MDTAKVKKPLPEAYKGLGYHELNAMLNLYGPNGEIQFDADREAAHQYFLQHVNNNTVFFHDLEEKLDYLVKNQYYERETLDQYTMNFIRDLFNRAYKKKFRFETFLGAFKFYTSYTLKTFDGKRFLERYEDRVCMVALHLARGNEELASRLVDEIIDGRFQPATPTFLNAGKAQRGELVSCFLLRIEDNMESIARGINSALQLSKRGGGVALSLTNIREHGAPIKQIENQSSGVIPVMKLLEDSFSYANQLGARQGAGAVYLHAHHPDIYRFLDTKRENADEKIRIKTLSLGVVVPDITFELAKKNEDMYLFSPYDVERVYGVPFSDISVTEKYYEMVDDSRIKKTKISAREFFQTLAEIQFESGYPYIMFEDTVNRANPIAGKITMSNLCSEILQVSTPSIYAEDLSYETVGKDISCNLGSMNIAKTMDSPDFGLSIETSIRALSAVSDMSYINSVPSIAQGNAQSHAIGLGQMNLHGYLAREHVHYGSEEGLDFTNIYFYTVLFHALRASNRLAIETGQSFGGFENSTYASGEFFNKYTEQEWAPETERVRELFAGIHIPTQDDWRELKASVMEHGIYNQNLQAVPPTGSISYINNSTSSIHPVAAKIEIRKEGKIGRVYYPAPYLDNDNLEYYQDAYEIGYEKIIDTYAAATQHVDQGLSLTLFFKDTATTRDINKAQIYAWRKGIKTLYYIRLRQLALEGTEVEGCVSCML from the coding sequence ATGGATACCGCCAAGGTCAAGAAGCCATTGCCGGAGGCCTACAAAGGCCTTGGCTACCATGAGCTCAACGCCATGTTGAACCTTTACGGTCCGAACGGGGAAATCCAGTTCGACGCCGACCGCGAGGCCGCGCACCAGTACTTCCTGCAGCACGTGAACAACAACACCGTTTTCTTCCATGACCTGGAAGAGAAGCTGGACTACCTGGTCAAGAACCAGTACTACGAGCGCGAGACGCTCGATCAGTACACGATGAACTTCATCCGTGACCTGTTCAACCGCGCCTACAAGAAGAAGTTCCGCTTCGAGACTTTCCTTGGCGCCTTCAAGTTCTACACCTCCTACACGCTGAAGACCTTCGACGGCAAGCGTTTCCTGGAGCGCTACGAGGACCGCGTCTGCATGGTTGCCTTGCACCTTGCCCGCGGCAACGAAGAACTTGCCAGCCGCCTTGTCGATGAAATCATCGACGGCCGTTTCCAGCCCGCCACGCCTACCTTCCTCAACGCCGGCAAGGCCCAGCGCGGCGAGCTGGTCTCCTGCTTCCTGCTGCGCATCGAAGACAACATGGAGTCGATCGCCCGCGGCATCAACTCCGCGCTGCAGCTGTCCAAGCGCGGCGGCGGTGTGGCCCTCTCGCTGACCAACATCCGTGAGCACGGCGCTCCGATCAAGCAGATCGAGAACCAGTCCTCGGGAGTCATCCCGGTCATGAAGCTCCTCGAAGACAGCTTCTCCTACGCCAACCAGCTCGGTGCCCGCCAGGGTGCGGGCGCCGTGTACCTGCACGCCCACCACCCGGACATCTACCGCTTCCTGGACACCAAGCGTGAAAACGCCGACGAGAAGATCCGCATCAAGACGCTGTCCCTCGGCGTCGTGGTCCCGGACATCACGTTCGAGCTGGCCAAGAAGAACGAGGACATGTACCTCTTCTCCCCGTACGACGTCGAACGCGTCTACGGCGTCCCGTTCTCCGACATCTCGGTCACCGAGAAGTACTACGAGATGGTGGACGACTCCCGGATCAAGAAGACCAAGATCAGCGCCCGCGAGTTCTTCCAGACCCTCGCGGAGATCCAGTTCGAGTCCGGCTACCCGTACATCATGTTCGAGGACACCGTGAACAGGGCCAACCCGATCGCCGGCAAGATCACCATGAGCAACCTGTGCTCTGAGATCCTGCAGGTTTCCACGCCGTCCATCTACGCCGAGGACCTCAGCTACGAGACGGTCGGCAAGGACATCTCCTGCAACCTTGGTTCGATGAACATCGCCAAGACCATGGATTCCCCGGACTTCGGCCTGTCGATCGAGACGTCCATCCGTGCCCTCAGCGCGGTGTCGGACATGTCCTACATCAACTCGGTGCCGTCCATTGCGCAGGGCAACGCCCAGAGCCACGCAATCGGCCTTGGCCAGATGAACCTGCACGGCTACCTTGCCCGTGAGCACGTCCACTACGGTTCCGAAGAGGGCCTGGACTTCACCAACATCTACTTCTACACGGTGCTCTTCCACGCACTGCGTGCCTCGAACAGGTTGGCCATCGAGACCGGCCAGTCCTTCGGCGGCTTCGAGAACTCCACCTACGCAAGCGGCGAGTTCTTCAACAAGTACACCGAGCAGGAATGGGCTCCTGAGACCGAGCGCGTCCGCGAGCTCTTTGCCGGCATCCACATCCCCACCCAGGATGACTGGCGTGAGCTGAAGGCCTCGGTCATGGAGCACGGCATCTACAACCAGAACCTGCAGGCCGTGCCGCCCACGGGTTCCATCAGCTACATCAACAACTCGACATCGTCGATCCACCCGGTGGCCGCCAAGATCGAAATCCGCAAGGAAGGCAAGATCGGCCGCGTCTACTACCCGGCTCCGTACCTCGACAACGACAACCTGGAGTACTACCAAGACGCGTACGAGATCGGCTACGAGAAGATCATCGACACCTACGCCGCTGCCACGCAGCACGTGGACCAGGGCCTCTCCCTGACCCTGTTCTTCAAGGACACCGCCACTACGCGTGATATCAACAAGGCGCAGATCTACGCATGGCGCAAGGGCATCAAGACGCTCTACTACATCCGCCTCCGCCAGCTCGCGCTGGAAGGGACCGAGGTTGAGGGCTGCGTTTCCTGCATGCTGTAA
- the nrdF gene encoding class 1b ribonucleoside-diphosphate reductase subunit beta yields MTEKVKLLSHVEAINWNRIQDDKDVEVWNRLVNNFWLPEKVPLSNDVQSWHTLTPDEQQLTMRVFTGLTLLDTIQGTVGAVSLIPDAITPHEEAVYTNIAFMESVHAKSYSSIFSTLCSTKEIDDAFRWSLENENLQKKAQIVMDYYQGDDPLKRKVASTLLESFLFYSGFYLPMYWSSRAKLTNTADLIRLIIRDEAVHGYYIGYKFQKGLEKVSEERRQEIKDYTFELLFELYENEVQYTHDLYDGVGLAEDVKKFLHYNANKALMNLGYEAMFPASVTDVNPAILSALSPNADENHDFFSGSGSSYVIGKAVNTEDEDWEF; encoded by the coding sequence ATGACCGAGAAGGTCAAGCTGCTTAGCCACGTCGAAGCAATCAACTGGAACCGCATCCAGGATGACAAGGACGTGGAGGTCTGGAACCGCCTGGTCAACAACTTCTGGCTGCCGGAGAAGGTGCCGCTGTCCAACGACGTCCAGTCCTGGCACACCCTGACACCGGACGAGCAGCAGCTCACCATGCGCGTCTTCACGGGCCTGACCCTGCTGGACACCATCCAGGGCACCGTAGGCGCCGTTTCCTTGATTCCGGATGCCATCACCCCCCATGAAGAGGCTGTGTACACCAACATCGCCTTCATGGAGTCGGTGCACGCGAAGTCGTATTCGTCGATTTTCTCGACCCTGTGCTCCACCAAGGAGATCGATGACGCCTTCCGCTGGTCCCTCGAAAACGAGAACCTCCAGAAGAAGGCCCAGATCGTCATGGATTACTACCAGGGCGACGATCCCCTGAAGCGCAAGGTCGCTTCCACGCTGCTGGAATCGTTCCTGTTCTACTCCGGGTTCTACCTTCCGATGTACTGGTCCTCCCGTGCAAAGCTCACGAACACGGCAGACCTCATCCGCCTGATCATCCGCGACGAAGCCGTGCACGGTTACTACATCGGCTACAAGTTCCAGAAGGGCCTGGAAAAGGTCTCCGAGGAACGGCGCCAGGAAATCAAGGACTACACCTTCGAGCTGCTCTTCGAGCTGTACGAAAACGAAGTCCAGTACACGCACGACCTCTACGACGGCGTCGGCCTGGCTGAGGACGTCAAGAAGTTCCTGCACTACAACGCCAACAAGGCCCTCATGAACCTCGGCTACGAGGCCATGTTCCCGGCTTCCGTCACCGACGTGAACCCGGCCATCCTGTCGGCACTGTCACCTAATGCCGATGAGAACCACGACTTCTTCTCGGGGTCTGGGTCTTCTTATGTGATTGGGAAGGCTGTAAATACTGAGGATGAGGACTGGGAGTTCTAA
- a CDS encoding HNH endonuclease signature motif containing protein, translating into MDGRTAWTADSRAAVEAIAVSVAVLAGLSGAGAVRSGTPGLDSPQDTVFPRHAESPPGADPLRRLADDCLDGLAEVARLEARTAALKATLAADYVHAARLLASPAASPQESTAQELALLAEVACVLTVSERTAGALLSESQALTTVLPRTLAALESGTISWQHARIMVEETGGLDPAGAAALEAHFLDPDAPNPARGCPAGDLVPSRFRAKARTWRERHHPVGLEERHAARARDRRVEYLPDRDGMAWISAHLPADTAAGIWERTTAAARALQGPHEARTLAQLRADITATWLLTNHTTGGTVTGRTVTGGTRAGGAGPGRQGTGGAGCVPSPRAQVLVTVPVLSLLGATEEPAMLDGYGPIPPSMARRLITDGADSFHRVLTDPRDGAPLEIGRTSYRLTKAQRQWLRLRDGKCPFPGCNNHSLDNDADHLLAWAEGGTTGISNLGQPCPKHHRLKHRTAWTPTTASKNHPPGWTSPSQRHYPSEHQDWEPPRWPHHVPITETDTDSDTRPDQEVPAHPEPELPPDPLPDWHSFTAAHPWPHADADADAHDTHDPGRPAPPNDPLTEGAVFQGT; encoded by the coding sequence ATGGATGGAAGGACAGCCTGGACTGCGGACAGCAGGGCCGCCGTGGAGGCCATTGCCGTGTCCGTTGCTGTGCTTGCTGGCTTGAGCGGCGCCGGCGCGGTGCGCTCCGGGACGCCCGGCCTCGATTCCCCGCAAGACACCGTTTTCCCGCGGCACGCCGAGTCCCCGCCGGGCGCCGATCCGCTGCGGCGCCTGGCGGATGATTGCCTGGACGGCCTCGCCGAGGTGGCCCGGCTGGAAGCCAGGACCGCCGCGCTGAAAGCGACGCTCGCCGCGGACTACGTCCACGCGGCCAGGCTCCTGGCGTCACCGGCGGCATCACCGCAGGAATCCACCGCCCAGGAGCTGGCCCTGCTCGCCGAGGTCGCCTGCGTCCTGACCGTCAGCGAACGAACCGCCGGCGCGCTCCTGTCCGAAAGCCAGGCACTGACCACGGTGCTGCCGCGGACCCTGGCGGCCCTTGAGTCCGGGACGATCTCCTGGCAGCACGCCCGGATCATGGTCGAGGAAACCGGCGGCCTGGACCCCGCCGGGGCAGCCGCCCTGGAAGCGCACTTCCTGGACCCCGACGCGCCCAACCCTGCCCGGGGGTGCCCGGCCGGGGACCTCGTCCCGTCCCGGTTCCGGGCCAAGGCCCGCACCTGGCGGGAACGCCACCACCCCGTCGGCCTCGAGGAACGCCACGCCGCACGAGCCCGGGACCGGCGCGTCGAATACCTCCCGGACCGTGACGGCATGGCATGGATCTCCGCCCACCTCCCGGCAGATACCGCCGCCGGGATCTGGGAACGGACCACCGCCGCCGCCCGCGCCCTCCAAGGCCCCCACGAGGCCCGCACCCTCGCCCAGCTCCGCGCCGACATCACCGCCACCTGGCTCCTCACCAACCACACCACCGGCGGGACAGTCACCGGCAGGACGGTCACCGGCGGCACGCGAGCGGGCGGGGCCGGACCAGGGCGGCAGGGAACGGGCGGGGCGGGGTGCGTCCCGTCCCCGAGGGCGCAGGTCCTGGTCACCGTCCCGGTCCTGTCCCTCCTGGGCGCCACCGAGGAACCGGCCATGCTGGACGGGTACGGGCCGATCCCGCCCTCCATGGCACGCCGCCTGATCACCGACGGCGCCGACTCCTTCCACCGCGTCCTGACCGACCCCCGCGACGGCGCGCCGCTGGAAATCGGACGGACCAGCTACCGCCTCACCAAGGCCCAGCGCCAATGGCTGAGGCTCCGCGACGGCAAATGCCCCTTCCCCGGCTGCAACAACCACTCCCTGGACAACGACGCCGACCACCTCCTGGCCTGGGCCGAGGGAGGCACCACCGGCATCTCCAACCTGGGCCAGCCCTGCCCCAAACACCACCGCCTCAAACACCGGACCGCATGGACACCCACCACCGCCAGCAAGAACCACCCGCCCGGGTGGACCTCACCCTCACAACGGCACTACCCCAGCGAACACCAGGACTGGGAACCACCCCGCTGGCCACACCATGTCCCGATCACGGAGACGGACACGGACTCGGACACACGCCCGGACCAAGAAGTGCCCGCACATCCCGAACCGGAACTGCCCCCGGATCCCCTACCGGACTGGCACTCCTTCACAGCCGCACACCCATGGCCCCACGCCGACGCCGACGCCGACGCCCACGACACGCACGATCCCGGCCGGCCCGCGCCCCCGAACGACCCCCTCACTGAAGGTGCCGTGTTCCAAGGCACCTGA
- a CDS encoding PAS domain S-box protein, with product MRPLDHVGSYVGLVEAVPDALLVIDQDGQITFGNACTERLFGYSRSQLLGKHYEMLLPARFKGHGGTIRDLFASDPGIRRAGTDLKLFGRNRDGTEFPIEISFAPLGVGPGMQLVASIREVSDRSRVNAELRDALSLLSATLESTADGILVVAADGTIAGANERFAALWGISADLMESHDDGRLLAFVLDQLTDPDGFIGKVQELYADPGAESLDMLEFRDGRTFERYSRPQLVGDEIVGRVWSFRDVTSRQLARDQARAALAQVEGLAAIVESSADAIIGMTPEGLITSWNLGAEKLYGYTAAEAIGQNVRLLIPDHLQAEDEVLAAVLNGGQARSFETDRVRKNGSIVPVSLTVSPIRGEHGVIGIATIGQDITARRAAEAELRAAREAALESSRLKSEFLATMSHEIRTPMNGVIGLTTLLLDTPLDEAQRKYAEGVQTAAGALLTLINDILDFSKLEAGKIDLDITSFDPQYLMDDVAGLLAEAAQGKGLELIAYCHPDVPAQLAGDAGRIRQILLNLASNAVKFTASGEVAIRVNVADQDARTALVRFEVSDTGIGIDTADHLRLFDSFSQADASTTRRYGGTGLGLAICRRLTEVMGGEIGVTSTPGEGSTFWFSIRLPLAKERGRLATTPVPGLLTGLRVLVVDDNATNRFVLESQLKTWGLRPDAVADARTALERSRTAVAAGQPFDVAVLDMCMPDMDGLELAHELHRDPALRGVRLMMLTSASQVSKADMTEAGISEWLTKPVRGSELYDRLMRLVAGSPTIEPASSLARPPMPDRPSRGKILVVEDNAVNQLVACEMVAKLGYQPEVVADGAEAVSAIAAHSYAAVLMDCHMPVMDGFEATRSIRAQESRAEHLPIIAMTAGAQDEDRERCLSAGMDDYLSKPVDLVALDEALKRWVPRGVTPEAEAPAVDPERLAVLRELGPADGRGLLPSAAGAFRRGVPTSVAALHQALDDGGGGALEQAAHTLKGSAASIGATGAASLCQELEDLGRNGGGQSGTELLTRLLAELVRVDEELENALHT from the coding sequence ATGCGACCATTGGACCACGTCGGCTCTTATGTGGGCCTCGTTGAGGCAGTACCCGACGCATTGCTGGTGATCGACCAGGACGGGCAGATCACGTTCGGCAATGCCTGCACAGAGCGGCTCTTCGGCTATTCGCGCAGCCAGCTGCTTGGCAAGCACTATGAAATGCTGCTTCCGGCGCGGTTCAAGGGCCACGGTGGCACCATCCGAGACCTCTTTGCCAGCGATCCTGGAATACGCCGGGCGGGCACTGACCTGAAACTGTTCGGCCGTAACCGTGACGGCACCGAGTTTCCCATTGAGATCAGCTTCGCTCCCCTCGGCGTCGGACCCGGTATGCAGCTCGTCGCCTCCATCCGCGAAGTAAGTGACCGCAGCCGCGTTAACGCGGAACTCCGTGATGCCCTCTCCCTTCTCAGTGCCACCCTGGAGTCCACTGCGGACGGCATCCTGGTTGTCGCGGCAGACGGGACGATTGCGGGGGCGAACGAACGGTTCGCCGCACTGTGGGGCATCTCCGCGGATCTTATGGAGTCCCACGACGACGGCCGGCTGTTGGCTTTCGTCCTGGATCAACTCACGGATCCCGACGGCTTCATAGGCAAGGTCCAGGAACTGTACGCCGATCCGGGCGCGGAGAGCTTGGACATGTTGGAATTCCGTGACGGGCGGACGTTTGAGCGTTATTCCCGGCCCCAACTGGTCGGGGATGAGATCGTGGGACGGGTCTGGAGTTTCCGAGACGTTACTTCCCGCCAGCTCGCACGGGACCAGGCGCGGGCGGCGCTCGCCCAAGTGGAGGGTCTGGCCGCCATCGTTGAATCCTCGGCCGACGCAATCATTGGTATGACGCCCGAGGGCCTCATCACCAGCTGGAACCTTGGGGCCGAAAAGCTGTACGGATACACTGCCGCTGAAGCGATCGGGCAGAACGTCCGGCTCCTCATTCCGGACCACCTCCAGGCGGAGGACGAGGTACTGGCCGCTGTCCTGAATGGCGGACAGGCCCGCAGCTTTGAGACAGACAGGGTGCGAAAGAACGGGTCCATTGTGCCCGTGTCCTTGACGGTCTCCCCGATCCGCGGCGAACACGGAGTTATCGGAATTGCGACCATCGGGCAGGACATCACCGCTCGGCGTGCCGCTGAAGCCGAGCTGCGGGCTGCCCGGGAGGCGGCCCTGGAATCGAGCAGGTTGAAGTCCGAGTTCCTGGCGACGATGAGCCATGAGATCCGTACCCCCATGAACGGAGTCATTGGCCTGACTACGCTTCTACTGGACACGCCGTTGGATGAAGCGCAACGCAAATACGCCGAAGGGGTTCAGACCGCTGCCGGAGCTTTGTTGACCCTGATTAACGACATCCTCGATTTCTCAAAGTTGGAGGCTGGGAAAATCGACCTGGACATCACCTCCTTCGATCCGCAGTACCTGATGGATGACGTTGCCGGGCTCCTGGCCGAAGCCGCCCAAGGCAAGGGCTTGGAACTCATCGCGTACTGCCATCCCGATGTTCCCGCACAGCTAGCCGGTGATGCCGGCCGGATCCGGCAGATCCTGCTGAACCTGGCCTCGAACGCCGTCAAGTTCACCGCGTCCGGTGAGGTCGCCATCCGGGTGAACGTCGCGGACCAGGACGCAAGAACCGCGCTAGTGCGGTTCGAGGTCAGTGATACCGGTATCGGTATCGATACCGCGGATCATTTGCGCTTGTTCGATTCGTTCTCCCAAGCGGACGCATCCACCACCCGTCGGTACGGTGGAACAGGGCTGGGACTGGCCATATGCCGGCGTCTGACGGAGGTGATGGGCGGGGAAATCGGTGTGACAAGTACCCCGGGTGAGGGAAGCACGTTCTGGTTCTCTATCCGATTGCCTCTGGCTAAGGAACGCGGGCGCCTTGCCACCACTCCGGTCCCGGGCCTGCTGACGGGCCTGCGGGTTCTGGTGGTCGACGACAATGCCACCAATAGGTTCGTGTTGGAATCGCAGTTGAAGACGTGGGGACTGCGGCCGGACGCGGTGGCCGACGCGCGCACGGCCCTCGAACGATCCCGGACGGCAGTCGCCGCCGGGCAACCCTTCGACGTCGCAGTGCTCGACATGTGCATGCCGGACATGGACGGCCTCGAGCTTGCCCACGAGCTCCACAGGGACCCCGCCTTACGGGGCGTGCGCCTCATGATGCTGACGTCCGCGTCCCAGGTATCCAAGGCCGATATGACTGAGGCGGGAATCAGCGAATGGCTCACGAAACCCGTACGCGGCTCCGAACTCTACGACCGCCTTATGCGGCTGGTGGCGGGCAGCCCGACGATCGAGCCAGCGTCCTCACTGGCGCGGCCTCCGATGCCGGACAGGCCTTCCCGGGGCAAAATCCTTGTGGTGGAGGACAACGCGGTGAACCAGCTCGTCGCCTGCGAAATGGTTGCCAAACTGGGCTACCAACCAGAGGTGGTTGCCGATGGTGCCGAGGCTGTTTCCGCTATCGCCGCCCACTCCTATGCGGCTGTGCTCATGGATTGCCACATGCCCGTCATGGACGGCTTCGAAGCCACCAGGAGCATTCGGGCACAGGAAAGCCGCGCTGAGCACCTGCCCATCATCGCCATGACTGCCGGAGCCCAGGACGAAGATCGGGAGCGCTGCCTCTCCGCTGGCATGGACGACTACCTCAGCAAACCAGTCGATCTGGTTGCCTTGGATGAAGCCCTCAAGCGGTGGGTTCCCCGCGGGGTAACTCCCGAAGCTGAAGCGCCGGCTGTTGATCCGGAACGCCTCGCGGTTCTTCGTGAATTGGGTCCGGCGGACGGGCGTGGTCTCTTGCCGTCAGCTGCCGGAGCCTTCCGGCGCGGCGTCCCCACCAGCGTCGCCGCCCTTCATCAGGCATTGGACGATGGTGGCGGAGGCGCACTCGAACAAGCCGCCCACACACTCAAGGGCTCCGCCGCCAGTATCGGGGCCACCGGTGCTGCATCCCTATGCCAGGAATTGGAGGATCTGGGGCGCAACGGCGGTGGCCAATCGGGTACCGAGCTGCTGACCCGGCTTCTCGCCGAGCTGGTTCGGGTGGACGAAGAGTTGGAGAACGCGTTGCATACGTAG